The Leopardus geoffroyi isolate Oge1 chromosome C1, O.geoffroyi_Oge1_pat1.0, whole genome shotgun sequence sequence ggtcatgatctcagggttcatgagttggagtgcaggctctgtcagggcagagtctgcttgagatattctctctccctctccccctctctctctttgcccttcccctgcttgctctctctgtctctctctcaaaataaataaaaattaaaattaaaaagttacattAGATACTAGGAAGAACGAAGGAAGAAGGGATAAAGGGAGTTGGCTGGAAGCAGAAATGGGCTAGGAAGCGGTGACCCAAAGCTCTACATATTCCATGATATCCCGCAGAGCCTTGAGAACTAGTAAGTCATTAGTGTGAACATCCTGTGTTGTACCCTCCTGTTCTCCTGCATGACTAGTAAGAGTTAAGCTGCGTAATCTCtctggaagacaatttggcattATGTGAGCAAGagtaaaattacaaatattcCTCGATTTAGCTATTCCACTGCTAGTTTACTCACACGTTTACACATAGGAAAAGTAAATACAAGGACAGTCACCAGGCATAAcaacaaaagaatggaaacaacTTAAGAGTCTACTAGTAGCATATCAATTAAATACATGTTgatatattcattaaataaaactcTGTTACCATTAAAGAATATTAAGGCAGATCTCAATATATTGCTATGAATGATTTCTAAGTTCTAGAATTAAGTGATGGATTATGTGGATAGCATGCTGCCATTTgtgaaaatgcacacacacacacccagataCGTATTTGACTGAGTATGTACATACTTACATATATGCAAACCTATGTACAGCTTTAAGAATTCACAAGATGGCATCCGTAGTTgctttaaagaaggaaaaggagcgACTAGAAAAAGGAGTAGAAAGACCTATTTTTTCACACTAGACCTTTAAATGCTATTTGAAATGCTTGTCTTTTGCATGAATtactcattgaaaaaaaatgaaataaaaactatcaCAACAATGagtaacaaacaaaaattatgacTGTGTgacctcacagacacacacacgagCCTGAAATAGTATCCGCCTACACCCTTGACAGTGTCCACTGGCTCTAACTTTTTCCCTGTAAAGCCTCCTCAGGTTCAGGGGTTTCCCTGGGATGGcatgcttcttctttttttaataataaatatattattttaccttAAAGCACTATTGTTCACCAACTGATCCATACTCACATCTCCCTGTGGCCAGTCAGGACTGATTCCACTCCAAACACTAATGCTTCTTTCCTTATTGCAGCTGCCCAATTAGAGAAATTTGCCTACAACAGCTAGTTTTCCCTTTACATGGTATTTTCCATTCTAATATCATTATATAAGTGCTCTTTATTCTTtcagggagaaaaaacaaaaaacaaaaacatttgagcCCACCAGCCTCCTAGGAGACCTGCCTCCGAAATCTCACTATTCTGAATTTCTAGGGCTGTGTGATGCAAAATGAGACTAGCTATAGCTGGCGCTTCCCAAAGGCAGCCTTAATGTTTTGGTCCCGGAACAGGCATTATCAAGGGAACAGTGCCCCCTGGTGTTACTTAGAAAAAGTTAACAGGGTTTTGAACAAAAGAGCGACCGACGTCTAAAGAAGGATGGaaattttcatcaaaaatttcaattaaaaacaacaggTATCAATGACTGCTATCTGCTAAGCACTGCTGATGGACCTTAGAAAGTCTGAgatgagaggcgcctgggtggctcagtcggttaagcgagtgatttcagatcaggtcatgatctcacagttcatgagttcgagcccgtcgCCGTcttccggctctgggctgacagctcagagcctggaacctgcttcagattctgtgtctccccctctctctgcccctcccccgactcgtactctgtctctctctctcaaaaataaataaacataaaaaaatgtttaagaaagtcTGAGGTGAATGAGAAGTAGTTCTCCGCAGCACCCAAGCCCAGCTTTACTGGATTCTAgatcaatggggcgcctgggtggctcacacagttaagcatctgacttcggctcacgtcatgatctacttgcggtttgtgagttggagctctgtcttgggctctgtgctgtcagctcagagcctggagcctgcttcagattctgtgtctccatctctctcccctcccctgatcacgttctctctctctctctctctctctctctctctctctctctctctctcaaaaataaataaacatttaaaaaaaattttttaaacacgtGAGAGAACAGCTTCTCAAAAACACTTTGTCACATCCACTCTGTTGATGCCAAAGCATCACATCATCTCTGGAAAACTAAAAAGGGGCTATAGGAAATGATGCCCACTTGTCTTCAGGTCCTTCTGCTGATAAACCTACACCCTGAGACCTCCCTTAGAAGACGCAAGCCTCTAATGCTACTGACTGAAACAAGCCGTTTATATAAAAGGGTAGAAGGGACCAGTGGCAGTAATTCCTGCAAACAAGTTTAGTGTTTACTCTCAAGCTAATTCCTAACAAAAGCTCTTGGGGCCTAGAAAGCTATAAGTGAGCAAAGAACATTATCTTCCTAGTGGCTGAAAATGGGCTCTTGAATCAGACCTACCGGGGAGTAAAATTCCAGCTCATTCATTTATAAGCTGGATGACTCTGGACTGCCTTCGATCTCAGCTTCCTACTCTGAAAACAGGGATAAGAATACTTACCTTGCAGGGCAGCGGTGAGGATTAAGTGACAAGAAGGGTTCAGAAAGGTACATGACACTGTACATACTCTGCCCTGTTGCCAGGCTGATCTTGATAAATTACAAATTGGATCACGTTAAACCCCTGCTTAAAGTTTGTCAGTGTATCCCTGTTGCattcaggataaaatccaaactcattAGAATCCTTCAAAATCTGGTCACTGCCCACCTCATTTCCCACAACTCCTTGCAGTCATGAAGTTCCCCCACTTGCCCACACTTCTATATctccctgtttctcaaaataCACTCTGGCCTAGAATGACCTCCTGATCTTCTCCCAATTACTTCCTGCTCACCTTCAAAATCAGCTCAGAAACTATCTCTCCAAAAAAGGTTTTTCGGACCTTTGATCATCCTGAGCTTACCTCAATCAGAGAATTTGCCATACTTTATCCcattttctgtctgtcttctcaCTAGATTATGAACTCCAGGAATAGGCTATATTGTGTTAGATCTAAACACCCAACAATTAGCCCATAGTAAACAcctaataaatgttgaatgaataaagcaatGAATAAAGACACACAATAAAGCAGGTAAACCCAAACTCTGCAAGTAAAGGATACACCAGTCAAGAATCCATTTTGCCTTCTGTCTAGTCAAGGAAAGTTTTCCAACTGGAGAAGAATTTCAAATGgagtccccaaaaaaaataaaagcacctaAAGATTCATTTCAAAGCAGCTGgcattccccttccccaccccatatCTGAATTGCACTTACCAGGGAAGGGTTAGCTAGGATGCAGTGGAAATTCCAATAAAAGGGGAGACCAGAGAGCTCACTCTGCACCTGTAGTATCATTGCCTCGTCCACACGATCACAGGAAAAGGTAGCTTTGCCAGGGCAAGCAGTGTCCTTCAACAACGGGCGAAGCAGATCATCCAAATGACAGAGAAAAGCTGCAGGGGGGGCAGTCAGGCGCTTGTTCAGCTCCTAAAAAGACAGCAGGGGTCGTACAGAGTGAGACTACTAAAAGGAAACTGACTCCCCACTCCGTAACAGCAAAGGAAAGCTCGTTAACATGAAGACAGTGGGCATGAGAAGAAGGGAGGGCAAAAAGGCACaggaacaggaaagaagaaaacaaaaagagagagcaacTGGCCTCCTTCACAATCGTGCGTGTACTGCATGCCGTGCAGAAACTAACACACGTACAACCAAATGGAAAGATCCCAGGGCTCTGGGTAGAAGTGCAGGACACTCATTGGAACTGTCTCAACCAGATCCGACCTCCCTTGGCAACCTACAGGCCAGTACGCTGGTTGGTGTGAATGTACCCTGACCTCCACTGAGACAGAAATCATACCCACGACCGCCCCACCGCCGGACTTCTTGTCACACTTACCTTGGCTCTCTGGCTGACCACACTAGCGTCCACCTGTTCGTGCCACACCTGTTGCAGATCTGAAACCAGCAAGGCATAGCCCTGCTTGGTGATATAAGCCTTGACCAAGAGGGAGTTCTCGGCGAGTGGCAGCCACGCCCATGGCTGCATCAACAGACCTTGCTCCAGTTCCTCCATCTGCAGGAAAGTCTTAATTTAGGAAAGTGCCCCCGGGGGGTACtgcaggcctgggggtgggggcaccacTCAAACAGCTCTATATCAAATAAGCCTTGTGAAAGACTCCTCCCTCATAAGACAGAAGGCACGGACTtatctcctccccctcccccgcacacacacaacccccccccccatcccctgccccacaTGTAACCAGCTGGACAACCTTACTACCTCCTGGCCACTACAGatctatttagaatttttttttaattaagttccTAAAGGgcataaaatatctttcttccATAGTGTTCAAGCCTTGGCATATTGGTATGAGTATTTCTGCTTGCTAACAATATAACTTAATGTGGAAACCTGAACCATTCTtgttacatcttttttctttttttaatgtttatttatttttgagagagacagagacagagcttgagcaggggaggggcagagagggagagagacacagaatctgaagcaggctccaggctctgagctgtcagcacagagcccgactcggggcttgaactcacggaccgtgagatcgtgacctgagccgaagtcggacgcccaaccgactgagccacccgggcgcccctcttgttGCATCTTTATCACATTCCTAATAAAAACATCAATGCTACCCTGTCCCAGAACTTCTAGAAGTAGTTCTTGTCTTATAAAACATCATAAGTCATAAGTGTCACGAGCAGGAAGTTCAACTTATTTGATCATTATCTAGAAATAAAACTCTAGAAACTCtcagaatttcaaatatatatttatattctctaaatacatatatacatacttataaacatatacatatacatacatacacatttatatacacatacaaacattCCTCAACACAGGGATTCTTAATCTAGCGTCTGTGCTTGTGAATCCTCTGAAATTATATGCATAATCTATGCAAACATGCATATAGCCATTTGGGAGGAAGAAGTCCACAGCTACGTCAAATTCTCAAAGGGATCAATGACACACATATACAGACCTAATAAACTCTTTTGTTTGtccagaagcaaacaaaaaagccccAAATCCCATTTCGAGAAGAATGTGGGTGACTAAGAAGTCATAAACACAAGGCACAGCATTTCGTAGAGGTAGAGACAATTCATTAACTTccatttcactcatccccccagATCCCCAACCCAAAGTACTGTCATGCCCTGCTGTATATCCTGGAACTCCTGGAAACCAACTTTTCTAGTTCAACAACTAAATTTGTAGTCTTAACTTAGTAGATGTTCTGTAACTATGGTTACTTTACAGGAAGTCTGGTCATTTTTCctgtgggtaaaaaaaaaaaaaaaaaaaaaagtgatacaatTTCCTTCATTATTTCAGTCTATAAATACAAAGTGAAGTGAGGGAGTTGTCttagaatataaaggaaataatgaaattcCTTGGATTTCATTAACATGATTAACATGGCTCTATTCCTCCTGTCATTTCCATCACAGTCTAAGCCGTTATTCTTACAACCATAACCTCGCTTTTGAAGACGGGTCTTGTAACAAAACTTAATTTGTACAGTCAATAGTTAGgtgaaaagtaaatatattttgtgatttttatttgcagcAGCCTTGTGTTTGGAGGATGGGACTGCAGTCACTTCCCATCTGCCGCTCCCATAGGGAGGAGATCTTGGAATGATTAAGCTAGCCCTCACTAGACCAGAGTTCCACATTGCCAAAGGTCACAAAGTCAAGTGAACAAGTGAAGTCGCCAAGCCCTTCAGTGCACCCTCTAAGAGTGCCAAAATTGGGTTGATTCTCCTTGCCTAACACTTCGGAAAGCCTGGAAGCTCAAAACCCTCAAAAACTGTATAgttgttttctgtcttgtttgggggtgggagaggaatcTAAAAGGCACTCGGGGTAtggggcacacgggtggctcagttggttaaagccacagacttcgctcaggtcaggatctcacagttcataggttccaGTCCCATATTGGGGTCTACGCTGagagctcagctcagagcctgagcctgcttcggattctctgtctccctctctctctgcccctcccctgctcgctctctgtcactttctccctctctctcaaaaataaataaacatttttttttaattaaaaaaaaaaaacgtgctcAGGATCAAGAGGCCCCATAGGAAGGTCTGAGACATTCAGCACCAGACCTGGGATTGGCAATGCTCCCACCACGCGCGTCCTATTGAGTTCAAGGCCTCTGAATCTTATCTTTCCCCacctaccccccgccccccttcaaGGCCGTCTTTAACCTTCATGTTAACAAGATGCATCCATTTATTATTCTTGAATGACGCTTAGGAGCGCCGACAGTCAGATGCGGTAGTCTGAGAATCCGGGTCCGCACCGAGTCCCGCCCCTCGGCCCAGCCCCTCTCTCGGCGCAGCTCCCCCACCATCCTGCAGAGGGCAGCAAGGCCCCAGCCACCGTCCGGGTTGGGCCACGCCCCGTCCCTCCGTGGGGACCAACCCTGGCTCCCTTTACCACAGCCCCACCCCAGGAGTCGCCTGACGTAGTTTCCATCCGCCCTCGCCGCGAGGGACTTCGCCGTCTGCCTCTCCACTTTGACAGCTGTGGCTGCACCGAGGCGCGGCTCGGGACCCCTCGGGTGTAACAAAACCGACCACCGGCCGCTTTGCAGCTCCGAGGAGCCCGCCAACCAGTAGCCACACACACCCGCCTCGCCACCGGAAGGCGGGCTGCGCACGCGCTGCGCACGCGCCCCGCCCACCCACGGAGGCCTGCCGCAGCACCCGGGCCGCGCGCGGCCCCCGGCACGCCGGCGGAATCCCGGGGGGCCCCTCGCCGCCTGGCTCCGCCTGAGGCCTCGGCCCTGATTCGAACCCGACAGCACCTACCGTGAGCGGCCGCGAGAGCTCCTACCGTCCTCTCAGCAGACCGCGCAAACCGAAAGGCCTAGAGTAGAGGCCTTTCGGGACCTAGGGGCGGGGCCGAGGCCCGACGTGGGCGGGGCATCTGGGTCCTCGCGGCAGAAGAAAGCGAGCTGGGGGGCCGCCGCTCGGGGAGAGCGGGAAAAGGGCCGCTGGACCCGCTGCTGGGAGTAGTAGTGGCGCCCCTCGGAATCGCGCTGGCCGAGTAGGAAGAGTGGCAGATGAGGTGCGGAAGAGGGGTCCCAGGATTTGGACCCTTCAATAAACTCAGGTCACTTCCCTCCCCTACCTTTccagcccccccttttttttttgtaataaaatgaggaaattgaactTCACTAATTTTCTGATCCTCACCAGCGCTCAAGTTGTTTCAGAGATGATTCTTCCATGCATAAATCCCAAGGTCTGACCTCATCCTTTACCTCTCCTGTCTcatttctccttccatttttacCCCCATGCTTCTGCTCCATCACCACGGAGAAACTTGAAATCCCTCAACTCATCTTGTACTTTGTACAGTTTACGGTTTTGCTTCAGCTGCATGCCTGAGCCTGACATATTCTCCCCATCCGCTTTCCACAACCAGAGTCTTCTCGTCAAGGCCAGCCTCAGTGCTGCATCTTCCATAAGGCCTTTGCCACGATCCACAATCAGAATtaactgtttcttctcttttgctcCCATAGcattgttttaatctttaataCAGACTGCCTTCTGGCTtggattttaattaataattacataggtctttttttttaatgtttatttatttagagagagcacacaagcggggggagaggcagagagagagaatcccaagcaggctccacgctcagcacggagccctacacggtgcctgagccaaagtcaagagttggacacttatccgactgagccacccaggtgcccctacataagGCTTTTTAAGTGGTAGGTACCTTAAGAAGGCAGGGACCCTGTGTTCTCCATATCTGTAGTTCCAAGACCTTGCACATGggaggccctcaataaatatttgttaagtgaatgctGGGGTTCGACTATAGATAGTTCACATACaaaatctcattcattcattcattcatggtcCACTAAACCATGGCCCCTGCCCGGAACAGTTAGGCCTAATTAAGAGAAGGAAAGGCAACACACCTATTGGGAAGTGAGACCTTTAGGTGggtccatttctctctctctctctctctctctctctctctctcacacacacacacacacacacacacacacacacacacacaccttcttcctAGGAGAAATTAGAGCCTGGGAGCTGACTCACACAGCAAGCTGGGAGATAGGGCTAAACTAACCAGGACAGGGGTAGGAGTTCTGGTAATCACTGGGACCTAAGTTCTCTGCTAGACTCAGGACACTGCTCCCCAAAGCCAAGCAACAAGTCTGCTGTCTCTCCTGGCTCACAGGCTCCTCCTTCCTCATTCCTAGGGTCttcaggcagagggcagaggcaaCGGAGGGGCTGGGGGATACAGGGAGACCAATTTTGGGTGGGGAAAGGAAGTTGGTACTCTTTAGCAGCCTTCTCCCTGGATTTCTGAGGCACCCGAGCCTCTTGGGTAGAGAAAGGAGATGGCAACCCTTGACCTAGACCTCGCTCAAGCCTTGTGCCTGCAAAAGAAAGGTTGGTCAGGCTATTGCCCCACCCAGGGAGTGATAACATCCGGGCTGCTCCCCAGTGCTGGGGCTTGGCCTCAGCTTACCAGGAATGGTGTTCTCTAGGAGGAAACCCAAGAGTCCTGCCAGGAAGATGGGCTCTGTGAGCAGCGAGCGCAGTAATACATCCAAGGGGCTCCAGCCTACAGAAAGTTGGGGTCAGGCAGGAGGGGAACTCTGATCCTATGCAAGGCCAATGGGTCATACTTCTAGACCTAAATCTAAGTCTTGGGCTAAGGACAGATCttttcccatctcccccaccttTTACCCCTACTCTCTAGTTCTCCCACCCAGGCCCTTCGCACAAGGTCCCTGCCTATCATACTGTCTTCTGAGCATCCACATGCCCTCTGAATATGCTTTGGTAGTTCCAGGCTCTGGAAAGCTTGGTATTAAAAGTCCCAACCTTACTTCCCACTTCCTATATTCTATGCTGTAGCCTGGTTGTCTCAACCTCagtactactgacattttgggccagataattctttgatggaggggggctgtcctgtgcattgtaggatatttagcatcATCCCTCTATCCACTAAATGCCAATAACAATCCCCTCTTCCATTTGTAATGGCCAAAAATATCTCTGGATATTGTCAAATATTCCCTGTGGGGCAAAATCATCCTCAATTGAGTACCACTGCTAGTTGCTAAGCTCCACTAACTAATGTATTTGCTACTCCTCAGACAAACCCTATGACCCTATTTCTATGTCCTTGTTTATGACGGTTCCCCCGCCAGAAATGACCTTCCTCTCACTAAATATGTTCAAATCTTACCATCCTTTAAACCAGCTCAGTgttaactttttctgtaaaacttACTTGGATCATCTTAAGCAGAAACCATTTCTCACTGCCAAGCACCCCAGCCAGCTCCTTATCTAAGCCTTTCCTGTTACGTTCCTACACATGTCGTCTCTTTTGTTAGACCGTAACATCTGGAGGCCCCTTTATATCCGAAGGGGCTAggctggtgctcaataaatatttgctaaacgAATGGGTGAACTATTTACACCAAATCACAGAAAAGGGTGTGGGACCTGGAGTCTAGagagcctccagcctccagcccttgCTTTCCCAGTACTGTCCAACTcctcttcccatccccacccccacctgtgcTCAGCACAGGGGCTTCCTGAAGCCATCTCGGAAGCAGCAGGGCCATGAAGACGGAGAAGCCAACAATGAAGACGTTCCGCCCAGAGTCAATGTCAGCCAGGTGGAAGCTGGAGAATCCAGTAGACAGAACCACGGCCTGGGTCACCCCAAGCACCCCACCTGTCTCGTAGGGAAGTAATCAAAGGGGTTGGGAAGGGCTGGCAAGGAGAGAGTATTGCAGGGTGGGGCAGGTTGTGATGGAGAGAGACAACCAAAGGCTCATTTTCCCATTATGTCGGAAGCCCAGTCAAGAGGCCAAGATGTTGGGCTGAGAAAATGAGGGCAGCTGACCCACAGCTGACACCCCGTAGGTCAGGGGTGCTGTTCAGAAAGAGAGGGGGCCAGCCACAAGCAACCAGTTGgccatcctggggtgggggtgggggtactaGTTCAATACCAGTCCTGCTGATACATCCACTCACCAAGTACAGGCAGCGGGATGGTGGTGAGGAGCTGGGCCAGCCTCGGGGAGAGCCCAAGCCCCACGCAGAGCAGTCCCACCAGATGGGCCACTCGCCGAGATCCAGCCTATGCGAAGCAGAGATGCTAGAAAACACAGCCACCTCCTTGATTGCCTCTTCAAGAGTTTTGCCTGGCTGGCCCCTTCTCATCATTTGGATCTCAACTCAAATGTGATCCTTCCAAGAAGCACTCTACCTAAAGGACACCCCTTTTCTCAACCACTATCCCCCTACTaccctgcttcattttctttttctttttttttaagagtttattttcaacttttacctgctttgttttcttgataGCACTTAACGCTCTGTGcctatcttacttttttttttttttttttttaattgtcagcctctccctctctgaagTGCCCAAGAGAGCAAGGACTTTGTATGACTTGATCTCGCCGGACGCCCCAGCAAGGGTACCGTGCCAGAGGTATGGGAGTTTAGTAGTGACTTAGTGTCTTCCTCACGGTCCTAGCCGTTACCACTTCTAGGCACCTCCCTAAATGAGATCATTGAGGAGGCGTGCCTGGCAGAATGCTGGACACAGATGGCAACCGGTCAGCGTGAGTTCCCTTCCCTCTCGTGTACTtccactcccctgccccacccctgtccaCATACCTGGATAAGACTCACTGTGCCCACGTTGGGGAAGCTGGATGCAGTGCCCAGAGGGCTCCCCAACAGCCCGGCCAGCACACTGCCCAGACCCTCCAGGCTCAGCCCTCGATTGCAGGCATGTGGAGGTGGGGAAGGCAATTGCAGGAGCCGGCCACACAGGGCATAGCAGCCCAGGGAGCTGGTGGAGGCTGCCAAAGCCATGGAGATGCCTGCAGCCACAGCCCTGGGTGTCAGCAAGGGCCAGTCCCACTCAcctggggagggagaaaaagccaCCTTGGGGCCAGACTCAAGTCTGGAGCATCTCCCTGCTTCCAAAGGCCTGCGCCACAAGAATCCTCGAGACCCCATTGTCTTTGAAGATAATGTCTTCTGACAGAACCAACAAACTCAGGATAAGGACTCATCCCTTTATCATGGTCTACAAGGCTTCATCTTCCACCACACTCTGCCCTAC is a genomic window containing:
- the SLC23A3 gene encoding solute carrier family 23 member 3 isoform X3, which gives rise to MSRSHPHPVQLQSMGPQDALATLPPPPLPPQPAVQNPSSHPWASQCGPPPWGLSCLLALQHILVLASLLCVSHLLLLQNLPQGELSYSPAQLLASSLFSCGVSTTLQIWIGSRLPLVQAPSLEFLVPALVLTSQKLPLAIRTPGNWRCPFSALLTGAWPCCTLILVMVICSQHLGSCQLPRCPWRPAAASSPHTHIPVFRLLSVLIPVACVWIISALLGLSVIPPELSATPKAPWVWLPHPGEWDWPLLTPRAVAAGISMALAASTSSLGCYALCGRLLQLPSPPPHACNRGLSLEGLGSVLAGLLGSPLGTASSFPNVGTVSLIQAGSRRVAHLVGLLCVGLGLSPRLAQLLTTIPLPVLGGVLGVTQAVVLSTGFSSFHLADIDSGRNVFIVGFSVFMALLLPRWLQEAPVLSTGWSPLDVLLRSLLTEPIFLAGLLGFLLENTIPGTRLERGLGQGLPSPFSTQEARVPQKSREKAAKEYQLPFPTQNWSPCIPQPLRCLCPLPEDPRNEEGGACEPGETADLLLGFGEQCPESSRELRSQ